A part of Gemmatimonadales bacterium genomic DNA contains:
- the ahcY gene encoding adenosylhomocysteinase produces MTTASLDLHPFDAAKAAGREPFKVADLSQAEFGRKEIRLAEQEMPGLMAIREEYRGQKPLAGARIMGSLHMTIQTAVLIETLTDLGADVRWVSCNIFSTQDHAAAGVVVGKDGTVENPRGTPVFAWKGETLEEYWWCTERALMWPDGAGPNLLLDDGGDATLLIHKGAEFEKAGTIPAFDEAADPEEWGVILDLLRAEAVKNPGRWSKVAADIRGVSEETTTGVHRLYEMMKAGTLLFPAINVNDSVTKSKFDNIYGCRHSVLDGLNRATDVMLSGKLAVVCGYGEVGKGCAQALRGQGARVVITEIDPICALQAAMEGYQIVTLEDVLGTADIFITATGNFNIITAEHMAGMKDKAIVGNIGHFDNEIDMAGLKRIKGIKRINIKPQYDEWVFPDGHSVMILAEGRLMNLGCATGHPSFVMSASFTNQVMAQIELHQHAAKYEKKVYVLPKKLDEKVARLHLDKLGVRLTTLSAEQAKYIGVDVAGPYKPDHYRY; encoded by the coding sequence GTGACGACCGCATCGCTGGATCTGCATCCGTTCGACGCTGCCAAGGCAGCGGGCCGCGAACCGTTCAAGGTGGCCGACCTCAGTCAGGCCGAGTTCGGCCGCAAGGAAATTCGCCTGGCTGAGCAGGAAATGCCCGGCCTGATGGCGATTCGCGAGGAGTATCGCGGCCAGAAGCCGCTGGCCGGCGCGCGGATCATGGGTTCGCTCCACATGACGATCCAGACGGCCGTGCTGATCGAGACCCTGACCGACCTCGGCGCGGACGTACGCTGGGTCTCCTGCAACATCTTCTCGACTCAGGATCACGCCGCAGCTGGCGTCGTCGTCGGGAAGGACGGGACGGTCGAGAACCCCCGCGGTACCCCGGTCTTTGCCTGGAAGGGCGAGACCCTGGAAGAGTACTGGTGGTGCACCGAGCGGGCCTTGATGTGGCCTGACGGTGCCGGCCCGAACCTGCTGCTCGACGACGGCGGTGACGCCACGCTCTTGATCCATAAGGGCGCCGAGTTCGAGAAGGCTGGCACTATCCCGGCCTTCGACGAGGCCGCCGATCCGGAGGAGTGGGGCGTCATCCTCGACCTCCTGCGCGCCGAGGCGGTGAAGAATCCCGGGCGCTGGAGCAAAGTTGCGGCGGACATCCGCGGCGTCTCGGAAGAGACCACGACCGGGGTGCATCGCCTCTATGAGATGATGAAGGCGGGCACGCTGCTCTTCCCGGCCATCAACGTCAACGACTCGGTCACCAAGTCCAAGTTCGACAACATCTACGGTTGCCGTCACTCGGTGCTCGACGGCCTCAACCGCGCCACCGACGTGATGCTCTCGGGCAAGCTCGCGGTGGTCTGCGGCTACGGCGAGGTCGGCAAGGGATGCGCCCAGGCGCTCCGCGGCCAGGGTGCCCGCGTGGTCATAACGGAGATCGATCCCATCTGTGCGCTACAGGCGGCCATGGAGGGTTATCAGATCGTCACGCTCGAGGACGTGCTCGGCACAGCCGACATCTTCATTACCGCGACGGGCAACTTCAACATCATCACCGCCGAGCACATGGCGGGCATGAAGGACAAGGCCATCGTCGGCAACATCGGCCACTTCGACAACGAAATCGATATGGCCGGGCTCAAGCGGATCAAGGGCATCAAGCGAATCAACATCAAGCCGCAGTACGACGAGTGGGTCTTCCCCGACGGCCACAGCGTCATGATCCTGGCCGAAGGGCGCCTGATGAACCTCGGTTGCGCCACCGGGCATCCGAGCTTCGTGATGTCGGCCAGCTTTACCAATCAGGTCATGGCGCAGATCGAGCTACACCAGCACGCCGCCAAGTATGAGAAGAAAGTGTACGTGCTGCCGAAGAAGCTCGACGAGAAGGTGGCGCGGCTGCATCTCGACAAGCTGGGTGTCCGACTGACAACGCTCTCTGCCGAGCAGGCCAAGTACATCGGCGTCGATGTGGCGGGGCCGTACAAGCCGGATCACTATCGCTACTGA
- a CDS encoding metalloregulator ArsR/SmtB family transcription factor: MTAVFDRLAALSDPIRCRILLALERQDLVVNELRTILQLPQSTVSRHLKLLADEGWITSRADGTSNWYRLAVPNLDDGARQLWSVVRGQLAGTPPAIRDAARLATILADRRVRSQAFFSSSAGDWDRLRAELYGPNAEWLCLGGLLDPGWTVADLGCGSGQLTAGLAPLVQRVVAIDESDAMLQVAAERCRDLANVDCRLGTLEALPLESESADLAVMSLVLHHLPEPARATREAYRILRSCGKLVVVDMMPHEQAAYRDTMGHQWLGFDAELIRNWFHAAGFGHTTYRSLPPDATTKGPLLFVATAEKLIEGRTS, from the coding sequence ATGACAGCCGTCTTTGATCGACTCGCCGCCTTATCAGACCCGATCCGGTGCCGTATTCTCCTGGCACTGGAACGGCAAGATCTTGTCGTCAATGAACTTAGAACGATACTGCAGCTGCCGCAGTCAACCGTCAGCCGGCATTTGAAGCTGCTGGCCGACGAGGGCTGGATTACCAGTCGGGCCGACGGAACGAGCAATTGGTACCGCCTGGCCGTGCCCAACTTGGACGACGGAGCTCGCCAGCTCTGGTCCGTGGTACGTGGCCAGCTGGCCGGCACTCCACCCGCCATCCGCGACGCCGCCCGCCTGGCCACGATCCTCGCCGACCGGCGGGTCCGAAGCCAAGCCTTCTTTTCGAGCAGCGCCGGCGACTGGGACCGGCTCCGGGCCGAGCTGTACGGCCCGAACGCCGAGTGGCTCTGTCTCGGCGGCCTGCTCGATCCAGGCTGGACTGTTGCGGACCTGGGGTGCGGCAGCGGCCAGCTGACCGCCGGGCTGGCGCCGCTGGTGCAACGGGTCGTCGCTATCGACGAGTCTGATGCGATGCTGCAGGTGGCTGCCGAGCGCTGTCGCGATCTCGCCAACGTCGACTGCCGACTCGGCACCCTGGAAGCGCTGCCACTCGAGTCCGAATCGGCCGATCTCGCGGTGATGTCGCTGGTGCTGCACCATCTGCCCGAGCCGGCTCGCGCTACCCGGGAAGCGTACCGCATCCTTCGCAGCTGCGGCAAACTGGTCGTGGTCGACATGATGCCGCACGAACAGGCGGCTTACCGCGACACCATGGGTCACCAATGGCTCGGCTTCGATGCCGAGCTGATCCGAAACTGGTTCCATGCAGCCGGGTTCGGCCATACGACCTACCGTTCACTACCACCAGACGCAACCACCAAAGGCCCGCTGCTCTTCGTGGCAACGGCCGAGAAGCTCATCGAGGGGAGAACATCGTGA
- a CDS encoding RagB/SusD family nutrient uptake outer membrane protein has translation MTRFKSISRTLALAALGFGLGGCNEWLQVLNPTVIDVKSTDPVEDAPILAGSAQQSFNSSFGWLVMYSGWFTGESDVSETFPTRNEFGRRAVDPNNTSHRDDVWFPLHQGISQAYLVLGLTLPNAGSNIAYIRSHHTLGWSFLHLAEQFCSAVVVSGSELSTAQLLDSAVVHFTAANTQGTALNNAEGLSIARAALVGRARARLQAGQKPAALTDANAVPADFVFNIANFDDLAQRNRLGNRIWQFIADRGSNAVPPAYRVDDPRLPWRIAPSNLLPQDAAYATQRGIPYAIQNKYTGFASPFRLASKLEANYIAAEAQGTSAMLTLIQARRAANGQPAYSGDTGDAAVLAEFEDQRALEFYLEGKRLGDFRRNGAAVRNVPVPGATYWKPGFAPVGNQTCFPIPQTERDNNPNLGQV, from the coding sequence ATGACTCGCTTTAAATCGATCTCCCGCACGCTCGCCCTTGCCGCGCTTGGCTTCGGCTTGGGCGGGTGCAACGAGTGGCTTCAGGTGCTCAACCCCACGGTCATCGACGTCAAGTCGACCGACCCGGTGGAAGATGCGCCGATCCTGGCCGGATCGGCCCAGCAGTCCTTTAATTCTTCCTTCGGCTGGCTCGTCATGTATTCCGGCTGGTTCACTGGCGAATCCGACGTGTCGGAGACATTCCCGACGCGGAATGAGTTCGGACGCCGTGCCGTCGACCCGAACAACACGAGCCACCGCGATGACGTCTGGTTCCCGCTCCATCAGGGAATCTCTCAGGCCTACCTCGTGCTCGGCCTCACCTTGCCGAACGCCGGGTCGAACATCGCGTACATTCGGTCGCACCATACGCTGGGATGGAGCTTCCTCCACTTGGCGGAACAGTTCTGCAGCGCCGTTGTCGTTAGCGGGTCCGAGCTCTCGACTGCACAGCTGCTCGACTCGGCAGTCGTGCACTTCACGGCCGCAAACACGCAGGGCACCGCTTTGAACAACGCGGAAGGCCTGTCGATTGCCCGAGCCGCACTGGTGGGACGTGCACGTGCCCGCCTCCAAGCGGGCCAGAAGCCTGCGGCGCTCACAGATGCCAACGCCGTGCCTGCGGATTTCGTGTTCAACATTGCGAACTTCGACGATCTGGCACAGCGCAACCGCCTCGGCAATCGAATCTGGCAGTTCATCGCCGATCGAGGGTCGAACGCGGTGCCGCCGGCATACCGGGTTGATGACCCGCGGCTGCCCTGGCGCATCGCGCCGTCCAACCTGCTTCCACAGGACGCAGCGTACGCAACTCAGCGGGGCATCCCGTACGCGATTCAGAACAAGTACACGGGATTCGCATCGCCGTTCCGGTTGGCCTCCAAGCTCGAAGCCAATTACATCGCGGCTGAGGCTCAGGGCACGTCGGCCATGCTCACCCTGATCCAGGCCCGACGCGCCGCCAACGGCCAGCCGGCATACAGCGGTGATACCGGCGACGCGGCGGTTCTGGCGGAGTTCGAAGACCAGCGCGCCCTCGAGTTCTACCTCGAAGGCAAGCGACTCGGCGACTTCCGTCGGAACGGGGCGGCCGTCCGCAACGTCCCGGTTCCGGGCGCAACCTACTGGAAGCCGGGCTTTGCACCGGTCGGCAACCAGACCTGCTTCCCGATTCCGCAGACAGAGCGGGACAATAACCCGAACCTCGGACAGGTCTGA